From the genome of Acetomicrobium sp. S15 = DSM 107314:
CGGCGCCGGGGAGAGCTTGAAGGCGATGAAACGGACCTATATTGATGCGAATGTTCTCATTGCAGCTTTTCAAGGCGAAGAGTCGGTTGCCAGGCGTGCCTTTCAGGTGTTGGATGATCCAAACCGAGAGATAGTGGTCAGCGACTATCTCAAGCTTGAAGTGCTCCCCAAGCCGACATTTCTTAAAAAACAGGAAGAGGTCGAATTCATGAAGGCTATCTTCGATAGCGCATCGGAGAACGTAGTGACGTCGTCAAGACTGACCGAGTGCGCACTCAACATGGCGTCAAAATACGACATGACGCCCATCGATGCACTTCATATCGGGGCCGCGATCATATCCGGCGTCGATGAACTTGTGACGATGGAGAAAGCGACAAAGCCGATGTGCAAGGTAGCGGAGGTCAAAGTAGTATCCCTGCATTCATAACCCAAGTTGGCTAATACAATTGGCTCCTGCATGCTATCCGATCAACGTTAAGATTGATGTTAAATTGATCGGATAGCTGTGTCTATGAACTCGGCCGGCGCGTTTGATTATTTTCTGGCAAATCATGGTTGATTTTTATTCCTAATGCAACTGAGTTGCATTTTGTAAAAGACAGTGTTAATCTTTGTAGAAATATGTGGAGGTGGATGTCCGTGAAATGTAAAGCCCGTCTATGTGCGATTATCGTGGTAGCCTTAGCAACCTTCGTCCTGCCCAAAATAGGTGCCATTGAAGCCTCTGAAGACGTGGTGGCTGTCGCTGCGAGCATACATGAGGTCGCTTTAGAGCTCGCAACTGCCTTTAAAGAGGCCCGTTTAGGCCAAGCGCCTCAAGTAGTGTCAGGAGCTTCTGGAAAGCTCGCAGCGCAGATAATCGCCGGCGCGCCTTTCGGCCTTTTCTTATCGGCAAGCCCTGAATGGACGGAAAAACTCCAAAAAGACGGTTTTCTTTACGATATCGCTCCCATGGCCAAAGCTCCTGCCGTGGTTTGGTGGCCTAAGGGCGAAGCGATCTCCCTGGAGACTTTGAGGGGCGAAAAGATCCGCATTGCAATTGCAGACCCTGCCGCAGCTCCTTTTGGCAAAGCAGCCGGCGAATATCTTGCCTCTATAGGGTTATACGATACGCTGATGAAAGAGGGAAGACTCATCGTCATGGGCTCAGTGGAGCAGGCTATGCTCGCCGCGACGAGCGGCGGCGCTGACATGGCCATGGTATCGCTCTCTTTGGCCATAAAAGCGAACGAGGGATCATATGTGAAACTGCCCATAGCGCCGCTTGAGAACTCGGGAGGGTTGGTAAAAAGCCGTGCCACCGAGAATATAACCGAATTTTGGCGCTATATCAGATCGGAGACGGCGGCGCCTGTTTGGGAAAAGTGGGGTTTCGAGCCGGTGAGGGATAATTGATCTCTTCGCTGGTTTTGAGCCTCAAAGTGCTCGCCGTGGACGTTCCGCTCCTTTTGGTCATAGGCACCTCCTTGGGTTGGCTTTTGGCGAGGCGAAATTTCCGCGGCAAGGAGGCCTTGAGTTTGTTGATCCTCCTACCCGTAGTGCTTCCGCCGTCTGTGCTCGGGCTTTACCTATTGATGCTATTGGGGCATGTACCGCTTATGCGGGAGTTAGGGTTGCTATTTTCCTTTCCCGCCGCTGCGATGGCTCCTCTTTTTCCGTCGCTTCCGATCATGGTTCAATCGGCGCGGTCGGGCTTTGCCTCTGTCGACGTCGGGCTCGAAGATGCTGCGCGGACATTGGGCGACAGCGAACTTGCTGTCTTTTGGAGAGTCTCTTTCCCGATCGCCAAGCGATTCCTGATGGCGGGGTTGGCGCTCGCCTCGGCGCGAGCCTTGGGGGACTTCGGCGTCACGCTTATGATAGCCGGAAACATCCCGGGCAGGACGCAGACCTTGCCGCTATACATCTACAGCCGTGTGGAAGCTTTAGACTTTGCCGGTGCCAACATGGCGGCAATCCTTTTAACGGGTGTAGGCGTGATGAGCTTGTGGCTCGTGAGGCGTATGGAGGGCGTACATGGAGGAGCGTCTTGACGTTCGGTTCCTTAAAAAGCTCGGCTCCTTCAGGCTCGACGTTGCGCTGACTCTCGGTACGGAGATAGGCGTTATCTTCGGTCCCAGCGGGGCAGGCAAAAGCCAAACATTGAGGGTGCTCGTAGGGCTTTCAAAGCCCGACGAAGGATATATAAAGCTGAACGGCCGGGTATTGGCCGACGCGTCAAAGAAAATTTCAGTGCCTCCTAAAGACAGGCGCATCGGACTGGTGTTTCAGGAACTATCCCTGTTCCCTCACCTGACCGCGCTGGAAAACGTCGCTTACGGACTCAAGTGTGGCGACAGGTTAGAGGTCGCGGCTGAGTGGTTGCACATGGTGAGGCTCGATGGGCTATCCGACAGATACCCTCATCAACTTTCAGGGGGGCAGCGCCAGCGCGTTGCCTTGGCGCGCGCGCTCGCCCCGGGACCTGACCTCTTGCTCCTCGACGAGCCCTTTAACGCCCTCGACGGTCCGGTGCGGAGAGCGTTGAGGCGGGAGCTGAAAGATCTGTTCAACGAGACGAAGACGCCTATCATATATGTGACTCACGACATAGAAGACGTCTGCTCCATGGCAGACCGCGTCTTTTTCATTCGCGACGGAGAGCTCGCTGCCTCGATACCGGTTCAAAGCCTGTGGGATCCATCTGTTCAAGGCTCAATCTGGCACTCCCTCGGCTGGGGCACCCTCGTCCACGGCACAGTTGAAGAAAGAAGCGGCCTTTGTTGGATAGTCTGGGACGGCGGACGCCTTGTGCTTCCACCTACCGTGAGGGTCAAAGGGGACGTGACGGCCTTCGTGGCGCCGCACCACGTGAAGCTCCTTTACCACGATCTTCCCGTAGATCTTGAGCTCGAGGATAACGTGATGGAAGGAGTGGTGGCAGAAAGGGTCGTGCTCGGCGGAACCACTCGCCTTTTCGTGCGCGCCTGCAACCTTCAATGGCAGGTTGAGTTTCTGAACGGATCGTATGTCACTATGGAACTTTCGGAGGGTCAGAGGGTGCGCATGGCGGTAAAACCAGGATGTATTTACATTTTGGGCAGTGCTCCCAACTCTTGCCCTCTTGACCCTTGCACAGAAACACAGTTTGAACAGGAGCGCAGCGCGCCTTTCCCAGCGCTCGACGAGAAAGGAGAAATGGCATATGAAGGTGAAGACCTTGACCATCGAGGAAGCCTTGGGGCTTCCTCTCTCGCACGATCTCACACAGATCGACGCTAATAGCGGCTATAAAGGGCCACGCTTCAAAAAAGGACACGTGGTGACCGAGGAGGATTTGCCGACCTTGCGCGCCATGGGGCGCCAGCACGTAAGCATCTTGGAATTGGAAAGCGATGAGCTTCACGAGGATGACGCGGCTTTGGGATTGGCAAAGGCCTTGGCGGGCCAGGGTTTAAAGATTACCGGGCCCGATGAGGGCAAATGCAACCTCGTTTCTGAAGTGGCGGGCCTTTTGATCTTCGATGAAGGTTGTATCCATGCGATAAACGAGGACGACCAGTGGTTATTGGCCACGTTGCCGCCCAAGGCTTCGGTCTCATCTGGCGAGGTTGTGGCTGCCATGAGGATAAGGCCGCTTTTTATGCGGCAAGAGCGGGTGGCCAGAGCAGTTGCCCTTGCCAGGCCCATGAAGGTAGCTCCCTTTATCAATTTGCGCGTAGCGCTTGTGACCACGGGGAGGGAATTGGTCGACGGGTTGATATCTGATGCCTTCCGCCCCAAACTCGAGAAGAAAATCCGTAGGTTCGGAGGCTCGCTCATCGGGCAGGTCGTGGTGGGTGACTCTCGAGAAGATATAGATGGTGCCATCAAATCGTTTCTGGATGACGGGGCCGATCTCGTAATATGCACGGGCGGAATGAGCGTCGATGCGGATGACTGCACGCCGTCAGCCATAGCATCTCTGTCCGATGAGGTGATATTCCAAGGAGTGCCGGCACTTCCGGGCACCATGTTGATGCTCGCCAAGCTGGGGAGCGCCTTCATAGTTGGAGCTCCGGCGTGTGTCGTGCACGATGAATGGACTACGCTGGACCCGTTGCTCGCCGGGCTTTTTGCCGGAGTTGTGCCGCTCAAAGAGGAGGTGAGGCGATGGGGTGTCGGTGGGCTTTGCCGTCACTGCGCCGTGTGCAACTTCCCCGTATGCTCTTTCGCCAATAGGCCATGACGACTTACAGCGAGATTTTGGAAAGCGCGGGCCTGAAGCCCACGAATGCCAGGGAGGCGGTCTTGAAAACCCTGTATCGCATCGGCAGGCCGGCTTCTCACGGTGAGGTGGCCGAGGCCTTGGGAGGACAATTGGATCGGGTCACCATATACAGGAACTTGTATCTCTTGGAGGAAGCAGGAGTTGTGCACAGGGTCCAGGGTGTCGACGGCAAGTGGAGGTTTTGCGCCCACGATCCCGACGTTGTTGGTTGCCCGGGCGACCATCCCCACTTTCTTTGTCTGAGTTGTGGCAAGATGATCTGTCTTTTGGGTCAAACCCTTCCCCACGTCAATGTGCCCGACGGTGTGAAGGTGCAGGGTAAGCAGCTCGTCGTCTACGGCCTCTGCCCGGAGTGCTGCCGAGATCGCTAAAACAAAGTGCATTTGCCTTTTTGCGGCCTTACTGTAAACTAAAAGCATCATCTGAAGGTCGAGGGAGCGACATGCGCAATCGCTTTGATGTGGTAGTTGTTGGAGCTGGTCCGGCCGGGATTTTTGCGGCTCGGGAGTTGGTGAATAGCGGTTTGGACGTGGCCATCATAGACAAGGGCAAATCCTTGGGCGAACGCTTTTGCCCTCTTAAAGCAGGGACGACATCCTCTTGTGCTCACTGTAACCCCTGTGGGGTGCTTTCGGGTTGGGGCGGGGCAGGGACTTTTAGCGACGGCAAACTCACCCTGACTCCGGAATTCGGTGGAAACTTGGAGCGCTACGTGGGCCGGGAACGCCTCTGTGCTCTCATTGAGGAAGTCGATGCCGCTTATATGAGATACGGAGACGATACCCCTCTCTATGAGCCCGATCCTTCCTTCGCAGCCGAAGTGGTAAAAAAGGGGAGGGGTGCTGGCCTTCAAGTTATTCCGGCCAAGATCCGCCACGTCGGCACGGATAAGTCTTCGTTTATCCTCCGCGGCTTTTACGACGAACTCAAGGGCAAAGCCGCTATGTTCATGGAGACTGAGGTTGCGGGGGTGGTCGCAGAGGGTGGAAGCGTAAGAGGCGTCACGTTGAGCGATGGCAGCTTCATATCAGCTCAAGCCGTGATCCTTGCGCCGGGGAGAGTCGGAGCTCCGTGGGTTGAGCGCCTGGCCAAGGACCTCGGTCTTCCTATCGACTCGATCCCTGTAGACGTGGGCCTCCGCTTGGAAATGCCGGCGGAGTGGAGCGAGGCGATAACGCAACAATTCTACGAGGTCAAGGTGCTTTTCAATGCTCCCACCTTTGACGATAAGGTCCGCACGTTCTGCATGTGTCCTCATGGGGAAGTAGTGACGGAGTACCAGAGCGAATGGGACGTGGTAACCGTAAATGGCCACAGCTATCGCGACCATAAAACAGACAACACTAACTTCGCCATATTGGTGAGCACGGAGTTCACGGAGCCCTTTAAAGACCCAAACGGCTACGGAGCCCACATCGCGAGGTTGGCTAATATGCTCGGCGGCGGAGCCTTGATTCAGCGCCTCGGCGACCTAAAAGCGGGGCGCAGGTCGACGCGCTCGAGGATAGAGCGCGGCCTCACTCGTCCGACGCTGAAGGATGCAGAGCCGGGGGATATATCCTTTGCCCTTCCCTATCGCCACCTAAAGGACATTTTGGAGATGGTGAGCGCCCTCGATGCCATAATGCCGGGGATCGATGGACCACATACTCTCCTTTATGGAGTTGAAGTGAAATTTTACAGCCTACGCTTATCAGTGGACGGTGACCTTCAGACGCCGATTCAGGGCCTTTACGCTGCAGGAGACGGGGCCGGCATAACGCGAGGCTTGATACAATCCTCAGCCAGCGGCATTGTAGCTGCTCGCGCGGTGGCGCAGGCGGTGAAGGGTGCGTCTTGAGGCTATCGAGGCTCTCCTATAATCCCTATAATATCGAAAAACGATTGCACGTCGTCACAATTTTGGGGCCGCAGAACGAAAGAGATGGATAGGGTAAATATGGACAGGGTAAATTATGACGAATATATAAATAGGCTTAAAAAGAAATCGTCACGTTTCCACATAGCTTGGGAGGCCCAGTTCGGCAGAGGTGCACGTTCCGGTAGGCCTCGCGATGCGGAAGAAGATATCGTTCTGTTCTTGTTGGATCGTAAGCGGTGGCAGAAAGCCTTAGCCGATGGAAGCGTAGAAAAGATCGGTCCACGGAGATATCGCATGAGATGAACAAACGAAACAGAGGGGGTATGCCTTGTGTCTGCTCAGGACCGACGGGGTATTGCATGGAATGAACAGACGGTTGATTGACTTTCTTGACAGCCTAAAACGAGAAAAAAACCCGCTTCGGCGTGCCTTCGGCGTACTTGCGGTCTTGACGGAAGCGCTTAAACCTCAAGGGGTCAAACCTATTTTGGTTGGGGGTCGAGCGTTGGAATTTTATACCTTGGGCGGATATGCCATGAAAGACATCGACCTGGTGGTTAGCGGAAGAGAGCGGGTCAAGCCCGTTTTGGAGGAGATGGGTTTTTCGCGCCGGCCTGGCGAACGGCATTGGTATCACGAGGAGCTCGATGTTGCGATAGAAATACCCGACGAAATTTTAGCAGTTCTTCCGAAAAAATAGTCACCGTAGAAATAGACGACATGGAAGTTTTCGTGATCGGCATTGAGGATTTGGCGATAGACAGGCTGGTTGCGGCTAAGTTTTGGGAAAGCCGCGCGGATGCTCAGTGGGCGGCCAAACTGCTTGCGCTTCACATGAACGATATCGATTTGGAATACCTCAAAAAGGCGGCCCGGGAGCGGCATGTGGAAGATGTTTTAGCTGAAGCCTTAAAACAAGCCGAAGCTTATATCAATGCTGCCGAAGGTTCGGAGTTGCCCTCTCAGGATAGGCCTCTTGATACTTGAAGCTTTAATCCTCCGACTGCAGACGGCAGTGTGTTAGTAGGAGATCCCGCCTGTTATGGACGTTTCGGATTCAGGGACATTTCCTACCTGTCCTTGAAAGGCATTCGCAGAATTGCTCCCTTGTTTTTGTCGTTAGGCAAAAGCAGACCCACGAGCACTGTGAAATTCCACGAAAGCTTCATGCAACCAACTGATTGAGCTGGCGTGATTGGCTTCAAGGTGCTATTTATGCCGTAACGGCACATCGTTTTATTGGAAAGAATAACCGTTTATCAGCTCACCAAGCTCCTACAATGTCGAAAGACGACGGCACGCCGTGGAGCGCGTGTGCCTGCTGGACGGCGCGGACGATCGCCTGGGCGACCAATGTGGATGCGATATGACCCAGCAGCGTCACGTCTATCTCTACTTCGCCCGTCCCTATTGCGAAGACGCTATCTCCGTCGTACATGGTGTGGGCCGGACGGATTGCGACCGAGAAGCCGTCCTGCGCCATTTGGGCAACCTTCTTGGCCTGGGCCTTGGTGAGCACGGCGTTGCTGACGAAGGCACCTATGGTCGTGTTTCCCCCTTCGAATGCTCCCTTCAGGGAAAATTTATCGATCATGGCCTCTCCTGTGTTTACAAAGCCCTTTTTGTCTTCCGTGAGCGCTCCGGCCAGGACCACCCCACTCTTCGGGTCCACCACGTCGCCGAGGCAGTTTACAGCCACTATAGCAGCTGCCGCAAATCTCCCTCTATCAAACGTCGCCACCCCTAATCCGCCTTTTGTGGCCCTTTCTGGGCCGAACGCCTTCCCGACGGTGGCTCCCGTGCCGGCCCCTACGTTTCCCTCCTCCACCAGGTTCGAAGCATTGATGCATGCCCTATAGCCCATCTCTGCGTCAGGCCTCGCCTTGGGGTCGCCAATATCCAGATCGAACAACACAGCTCCCGGAACTATCGGCACGACGCCGTAAGCGGTCTTGAACCCCGCGTTTCGCTCTTCTAAGTAGCGCATGATCCCCGATGCGGCGTTGAGCCCGAAGGCGCTTCCTCCGGCCAAGAGGATGGCATTTATCTTATC
Proteins encoded in this window:
- a CDS encoding type II toxin-antitoxin system VapC family toxin, with amino-acid sequence MKRTYIDANVLIAAFQGEESVARRAFQVLDDPNREIVVSDYLKLEVLPKPTFLKKQEEVEFMKAIFDSASENVVTSSRLTECALNMASKYDMTPIDALHIGAAIISGVDELVTMEKATKPMCKVAEVKVVSLHS
- the modA gene encoding molybdate ABC transporter substrate-binding protein, which codes for MKCKARLCAIIVVALATFVLPKIGAIEASEDVVAVAASIHEVALELATAFKEARLGQAPQVVSGASGKLAAQIIAGAPFGLFLSASPEWTEKLQKDGFLYDIAPMAKAPAVVWWPKGEAISLETLRGEKIRIAIADPAAAPFGKAAGEYLASIGLYDTLMKEGRLIVMGSVEQAMLAATSGGADMAMVSLSLAIKANEGSYVKLPIAPLENSGGLVKSRATENITEFWRYIRSETAAPVWEKWGFEPVRDN
- a CDS encoding molybdate ABC transporter permease subunit; amino-acid sequence: MISSLVLSLKVLAVDVPLLLVIGTSLGWLLARRNFRGKEALSLLILLPVVLPPSVLGLYLLMLLGHVPLMRELGLLFSFPAAAMAPLFPSLPIMVQSARSGFASVDVGLEDAARTLGDSELAVFWRVSFPIAKRFLMAGLALASARALGDFGVTLMIAGNIPGRTQTLPLYIYSRVEALDFAGANMAAILLTGVGVMSLWLVRRMEGVHGGAS
- a CDS encoding ABC transporter ATP-binding protein, translated to MEERLDVRFLKKLGSFRLDVALTLGTEIGVIFGPSGAGKSQTLRVLVGLSKPDEGYIKLNGRVLADASKKISVPPKDRRIGLVFQELSLFPHLTALENVAYGLKCGDRLEVAAEWLHMVRLDGLSDRYPHQLSGGQRQRVALARALAPGPDLLLLDEPFNALDGPVRRALRRELKDLFNETKTPIIYVTHDIEDVCSMADRVFFIRDGELAASIPVQSLWDPSVQGSIWHSLGWGTLVHGTVEERSGLCWIVWDGGRLVLPPTVRVKGDVTAFVAPHHVKLLYHDLPVDLELEDNVMEGVVAERVVLGGTTRLFVRACNLQWQVEFLNGSYVTMELSEGQRVRMAVKPGCIYILGSAPNSCPLDPCTETQFEQERSAPFPALDEKGEMAYEGEDLDHRGSLGASSLARSHTDRR
- a CDS encoding molybdopterin-binding protein, with the translated sequence MKVKTLTIEEALGLPLSHDLTQIDANSGYKGPRFKKGHVVTEEDLPTLRAMGRQHVSILELESDELHEDDAALGLAKALAGQGLKITGPDEGKCNLVSEVAGLLIFDEGCIHAINEDDQWLLATLPPKASVSSGEVVAAMRIRPLFMRQERVARAVALARPMKVAPFINLRVALVTTGRELVDGLISDAFRPKLEKKIRRFGGSLIGQVVVGDSREDIDGAIKSFLDDGADLVICTGGMSVDADDCTPSAIASLSDEVIFQGVPALPGTMLMLAKLGSAFIVGAPACVVHDEWTTLDPLLAGLFAGVVPLKEEVRRWGVGGLCRHCAVCNFPVCSFANRP
- a CDS encoding Fur family transcriptional regulator, which gives rise to MTTYSEILESAGLKPTNAREAVLKTLYRIGRPASHGEVAEALGGQLDRVTIYRNLYLLEEAGVVHRVQGVDGKWRFCAHDPDVVGCPGDHPHFLCLSCGKMICLLGQTLPHVNVPDGVKVQGKQLVVYGLCPECCRDR
- a CDS encoding NAD(P)/FAD-dependent oxidoreductase yields the protein MRNRFDVVVVGAGPAGIFAARELVNSGLDVAIIDKGKSLGERFCPLKAGTTSSCAHCNPCGVLSGWGGAGTFSDGKLTLTPEFGGNLERYVGRERLCALIEEVDAAYMRYGDDTPLYEPDPSFAAEVVKKGRGAGLQVIPAKIRHVGTDKSSFILRGFYDELKGKAAMFMETEVAGVVAEGGSVRGVTLSDGSFISAQAVILAPGRVGAPWVERLAKDLGLPIDSIPVDVGLRLEMPAEWSEAITQQFYEVKVLFNAPTFDDKVRTFCMCPHGEVVTEYQSEWDVVTVNGHSYRDHKTDNTNFAILVSTEFTEPFKDPNGYGAHIARLANMLGGGALIQRLGDLKAGRRSTRSRIERGLTRPTLKDAEPGDISFALPYRHLKDILEMVSALDAIMPGIDGPHTLLYGVEVKFYSLRLSVDGDLQTPIQGLYAAGDGAGITRGLIQSSASGIVAARAVAQAVKGAS
- a CDS encoding P1 family peptidase, whose product is MVTKIPVYGIKVGNATDLKGATGCTVVLCESGAVCGVDVRGSSPGTRETDLLDPINFVDKINAILLAGGSAFGLNAASGIMRYLEERNAGFKTAYGVVPIVPGAVLFDLDIGDPKARPDAEMGYRACINASNLVEEGNVGAGTGATVGKAFGPERATKGGLGVATFDRGRFAAAAIVAVNCLGDVVDPKSGVVLAGALTEDKKGFVNTGEAMIDKFSLKGAFEGGNTTIGAFVSNAVLTKAQAKKVAQMAQDGFSVAIRPAHTMYDGDSVFAIGTGEVEIDVTLLGHIASTLVAQAIVRAVQQAHALHGVPSSFDIVGAW